Proteins found in one Poecilia reticulata strain Guanapo linkage group LG6, Guppy_female_1.0+MT, whole genome shotgun sequence genomic segment:
- the skic8 gene encoding superkiller complex protein 8, with translation MSTQYSILFKQEHAHDDAIWTAAWGKSEADGSETIITGSLDDLVKVWKWSDEKLELQWTLEGHQLGVVSVDISHHGAIAASSSLDAHIRLWDLESGKQIKSMDAGPVDAWTVAFSPDSKYIATGSHLGKVNIFGVESGKKEYSLDTRGKFILSIAYSPDGKYLASGAIDGIINIFDIATGKLLHTLEGHAMPIRSLTFSPDSQLLVTASDDGYIKIYDVQHANLAGTLSGHGSWVLNVAFSPDHTHFVSSSSDKSVKVWDVSTRACINTFFDHQDQVWCVKYNSKGSKIVSAGDDRAIHIYDCPL, from the exons ATGAGTACCCAG TACAGCATTCTGTTCAAGCAAGAACATG CTCATGACGATGCCATCTGGACAGCAGCATGGGGCAAAAGTGAAGCGGACGGCTCGGAAACCATCATCACCGGTTCACTAGATGATTTGGTCAAAGTCTGGAAATG GTCGGATGAGAAGCTGGAGCTGCAGTGGACCCTGGAGGGTCACCAGCTGGGCGTGGTCTCTGTGGACATCAGTCACCATGGAGCCATCGCTGCCTCCAGCTCCCTGGACGCACACATCCGCCTGTGGGACCTGGAGTCGGGGAAACAGATCAAGTCCATGGATGCCGGACCAG TTGATGCATGGACAGTCGCCTTTTCTCCAGACTCTAAGTACATCGCCACAGGCAGCCATCTTGGAAAAGTGAACATCTTCGGTGTGGAAAGCGGCAAGAAGGAATATTCCCTGGACACCAGAGGAAAATTCATCCTCAGTATAGCTTAC AGCCCCGATGGAAAGTATTTAGCCAGCGGCGCGATCGATGGGATCATCAACATCTTCGACATCGCCACCGGGAAGCTACTCCACACACTTGAAG GTCACGCCATGCCCATCAGATCCCTCACCTTCTCCCCAGACTCCCAGCTGCTGGTCACCGCCTCTGACGATGGATATATCAAAATATACGACGT ACAACACGCCAACCTTGCCGGCACGCTGAGCGGCCATGGCTCCTGGGTTCTTAATGTGGCGTTCTCTCCGGATCACACCCACTTTGTCTCCAG CTCGTCTGACAAGAGCGTGAAGGTTTGGGACGTCAGCACCAGAGCTTGCATCAACACTTTCTTCGACCATCAAGACCAG GTGTGGTGCGTGAAGTACAACAGCAAAGGCTCAAAGATCGTCTCTGCCGGCGACGACCGCGCCATCCACATCTACGACTGCCCGTTGtga